From the genome of Aliarcobacter lanthieri:
TGCGGGAGCTAAAATTGGAGTAATTGCACCTATTGTAATTAAAATAGCAAATATTTTAGCAGCAACTTTGCCTTTTGATACATCTCTTACCATACTAATTAAACAAACATATATTAAAGCGACACCTAAACCTTGAATAATTCTATATAGTAAAAATAACTCTATATTTGATGAAGTAGTAATTGCAAAAGAACATAATGCATATAAAGAAATACCTAAAATTAATGGTATTTTTCTTCCAAAATAATCAATGATTGGACCAAAAAAAAGCTGACCAATCCCCATAGCAAATAGATAGAAAGTAAGTGAAAGTTGTACTTTTGAGTAAGAACTTTCAAAAAATACTGCAATATCAGTCATTGAAGCTAAGTACATATCAACTGCCATATAACAAAGAATTTCAATTATGGCAATAGTCATAATAAATTTAAAACTAATTAATCTTCTTTTCATAAAATCTTCCAAAATATATTTCAATACAGTCGTATTGAGATTGAAAGTTTATCAAAAAAAACTTAAAGTAAAAAAGTTTTTAAATCTTCTAAAATCTCTTTTCGTTCTTCTTCTGATAGCTTTATATATTTTAAAGATAGTAAAGCAAATAGTGCTTCTGAAAATAAAAATGCCAATCTTAATTTTTTTCCTTCATCATTTGATGTATCAATAGAATTTAAAGAAACGCTATACCAATCTTGAAATTCTTTCAAAATAAATTCATCTTGCAAAAGCATAGTTACCATTTTTGATGATTTATTAAAATCTTCATTATTTTTATAATTAGATATATATTCAATATGCGCTTTAACTTTTGCATCTTTAGAATCATCACCTTTTGATAAAAGTTCTATTTGATGATTATATTCTTCTTCATTCTTAGATGAAATTGCTTTTATCATTCCTTCTTTATTTCCAAAAATATATTGAACTCCACCTATTGAAACATTTGCTTTTGATGCAACTTTTCTAATACTTAAACCTGAAAGCCCTTCCTTTAATATAATATCTTCAATAACACTTATTAAATGATTTTTATCTATTTTAGTTGCCAAATTATTTTCCTATTTTGTACTCTATTTAACAAAACTATATAAAGTTTCTATCTCTTTTGCCCAAATATCTTCATTAATAGTTTCTAAAATTAGTGGAATATCATCCATTCTTTCATCATTCATAATAAACTTAAAAGCATCCCAACCAATTTTTCCTTCTCCCAAACTATCATGCCTATCAACTTTTGCTCCAAGATCTGGTTTTGAATCATTGATATGCATTCCACTTAAATACTCAAAACCTACAATATTTCCAAAATCACTCCAAGTTTTATCATAAGCTTCTTTAGTTCTTATATCATAACCAGAAGTAAACATATGACAGGTATCAATACATACTCCAACACGACTTTTATCCTCAATTTTATCAATGATATAAGCTAATTGTTCAAATTTATATCCAAGATTACTTCCTTGTCCTGCCGTATTTTCAATTACTAGTTTAACTCCACTTGTTTTATCCAAAACTATATTCATAGATTGGGCTATATTATCTAAACACTCTTCTTCGCTTATTTTCCTAAGATGAGAACCTGGATGAAAATTAAGTTTATCTAAATCTAAAATTTCACATCTTTGAACTTCATCTATAAAGCTTTCTAATGATTTTTCTCTTGCATCAGTATCTGGATGTCCTAAATTTATCAAATATGAATCATGTGGTAAAATATACTTTGTTTCAATTTTACTCTTTTCTAGCTCTTTAAACCACAAATCTATTGTTTTATTATCAAGTGCTTTAGCATTCCATTGTCTTTGATTTTTTGTAAATAAAGCAAAAGCCTTTGCACCTATCTTTGTTGCATTTATTGGGGCATTAAAAACTCCCCCACTTGCACTTACGTGAGCTCCAATATATTTCATTTTAAAGTCCTATTCTTCCTAAAAGTAACATTTATAAACACTATTAACTTTTTTATTGTGTAAACATGTTACTTTTTATCATATCCTAAAATGGCTAAGTATAGAATTACCTATTTAGTTGTCCTCCTTAATTAAAAAGAGTAAAATTTTATAGAAAATCAATTATTTTAAAGGTCGTCTTTATGGAAAAGGTCGTTATTATCGGTGGTGGATATGCAGGAATATATGCATTAAGAGAATTAGTTAAGAATAAAAATATAAAAATTACTTTAATAGATAAACATACTTATCATAATTTACAACCAGAAGTGTATGATTTAATAGCAAACAAGTCAACATTTGCTGATGTTACTATTGACCTTACAACTTTATGTAAAGGTTTTGAACATGATCATTTAGATTTTAAAAATTTAAAAGTTCGAAAAATAGATGTAGAAAATAAAAAAATATTTACAGAAGAGCAAGAAATTGTTGAATTTGATTATTTAATAATGGCTGCAGGAACAAGAACTTTTTTCCCTCCTACAATTTCTGGACTTAATAATGCAGATGATATTAAAAAGCTTCATAGAGCTATTAGTTTTAAACAAAGATTTGAAAAACAACTATTTGAAAAAATCAGAGATGAGCTAAAACAATGTGCAGATACTCATATTGTAGTTGTTGGAGCAGGGCTTTCTGGAGTTGAAATAGCTGCTGAAATGGCATATTATTCAATCAAATTTTTCAAAAGAGGAAATTTTAGTTGTGATAACTTAAAAATTTCTATTGTTAGTAGTTCATCTTCAATCCTACCAGGATTAAAACAAGATTTAATCAATATCTCTCAAAAAAGATTAAAAGATTTAGGGATAAATGTTATTACAAATACAAAACTTCAGGAAATAGGTGAAAATTATTGTCAACTTTCAAATGGTACAAAAATTCCTCATTCATTTGTAGTATTTACTGGAGGAATTGAAGCCTCTACAATTTCATCTGAAATTGATGTATCAAAGAATGCAAAAGGACAAATTATTGTAAATGAATTTATGCAAACAGATAAATATGAAAATATTTTTGCAGCAGGAGATATAGCAGAAATTAGAGATAATAAAGGTGAACTTATGCCACCAAGTGTTACTATTGCAAGACATAGTGGAATAAATGCGGGTAAAAATGTATTAAATATGATAAAAGGTAAAACTTTGATAAAATGCAATCCAAAGCTAGATGGTATTTTAATTGCTCTTGGTGGTACTTATGCTGCAGGAGATATTTATGGTATGCTAACAGTTAAAGGAAGATTAGCATATGAAATAAAAAAATATGTATTTAGTTCTTACAGATCACCTTTACTAAAACTTATTAAAAAAGGTTACTCTAAATTAAAAAAAATATAAAGGTTATTTTTGCATAAAAATAGATTTTCGAGAGTTGGTTATATTCTAGCTATTGCTGGAAGTGCTATTGGACTTGGTAATATATGGAAGTTTCCATATATTACTGGAGAAAATGGTGGAGGAGTTTTTGTTTTAGTATTTTTAATTACTGTTTTTACAATTGGAATGTCTATTTTTATTGGTGAAATTATTTTAGGTAAAATTGCAAAAAAAGATGCTGTTTCAACTTTTGAAGATTTAGCCCCTAAAGGTAAAAGACATTGGAGATATTTAGGATTTTCATTTTTAACTGGTATTTTTATAATGTCCTTTTATCCAATTGTTATAGCTTGGATTTTTCACTATATTTATGTATCAATTAGCTCTTTACCCTCTTCTTTAGAAGCTTCTGAAAAATATTTTTTAGATTATATGCAAACAGATTTATTATCTCAAATACTTTATTTATCATTAGCCTTTTTCTTAATAGCATATACAATTTCTAAGGGAATAAAAAAAGGAATTGAAAAACTAAATAATATTTTAATGCCAGCATTATTTCTAATATTTTTATTTATGCTTATTTATTCTTTTACCCTTGATGGATTTCCAAAGGCTGTTGAATTTATGTTTTATCCTGATTTTAGTAAATTTAGTACAAGTTCTATAATTATTGCTGTTGGACATGCATTTTTTTGTTTATCAATAGGAATGAATACAATTTTAACTTACTCAGCATCAATAAGTGATGACACAAATATATTTAAAGCTGCACTTTTTGTTGTAATTATGGATGTAATAACTGCGATTGTAGCTGGACTTATAATATTTTCTATCATTTTTACAGGAGATGCGGAACCAGGGAAAGGTGCAGGTCTTGTATTTATAACTCTTCCTTCAATATTTTATAATATTGGAACTGTTGGAGTTTTTTTAGCTATCTTTTTCTTTATAGCTTTAGCATTTGCAGCTATTACATCAGCTGTTTCTATGTTAGAACCAACAGTAATGTACTTAATTGAAAGAAGAGGAATGAAAAGGAAAAAAGCAACTTATCTTACTGCTAGTATTTCTTATATCTTTGGTATTTTAGCCTTATTGTCTTTATCAGATGAGTTTAGACAATATCTTACTTTTTCAAGTAGAAACTTATTTGATTGGTTTGATTTCCTTACTTCAGCAATTTTAATGCCACTTGGTGGAATATTTATATCAATATACATTGGATTTATTACAAATAAAGATGAAATTAAAAAAGTTTTAGTTGCAGCAATGGGAGAATTTTTATATAAAGTTTGGTTATTTATAATAAAATTTATTGCTCCAATACTTATATTTATTTTAATGCTAAAAGAGATAGGAGTGCTAAACTTCTAATCTCTAATAATTTTTATTAAAATTCCGTTTTCATTATCTCTATGAACAACTTCTTTGTTAGGATTTTCAAATAAGCTTTTTAGAAAATTTGCTTCATAATTTCTACCTAAATTTTCTTTATTAAAACTATCTAAATCTTGACATTTAAAAGTACTTTTACAAATTTTGTCTTTATATATCTTCATATCTAAGATTGCTGTTCCTGCACTAAAAATTTGAACTTGTGTATAATCTTTATACTTATATATAAATCCTTTATCATAGAACTTCATACTTGGAGT
Proteins encoded in this window:
- a CDS encoding TetR/AcrR family transcriptional regulator, yielding MATKIDKNHLISVIEDIILKEGLSGLSIRKVASKANVSIGGVQYIFGNKEGMIKAISSKNEEEYNHQIELLSKGDDSKDAKVKAHIEYISNYKNNEDFNKSSKMVTMLLQDEFILKEFQDWYSVSLNSIDTSNDEGKKLRLAFLFSEALFALLSLKYIKLSEEERKEILEDLKTFLL
- a CDS encoding sodium-dependent transporter; this encodes MHKNRFSRVGYILAIAGSAIGLGNIWKFPYITGENGGGVFVLVFLITVFTIGMSIFIGEIILGKIAKKDAVSTFEDLAPKGKRHWRYLGFSFLTGIFIMSFYPIVIAWIFHYIYVSISSLPSSLEASEKYFLDYMQTDLLSQILYLSLAFFLIAYTISKGIKKGIEKLNNILMPALFLIFLFMLIYSFTLDGFPKAVEFMFYPDFSKFSTSSIIIAVGHAFFCLSIGMNTILTYSASISDDTNIFKAALFVVIMDVITAIVAGLIIFSIIFTGDAEPGKGAGLVFITLPSIFYNIGTVGVFLAIFFFIALAFAAITSAVSMLEPTVMYLIERRGMKRKKATYLTASISYIFGILALLSLSDEFRQYLTFSSRNLFDWFDFLTSAILMPLGGIFISIYIGFITNKDEIKKVLVAAMGEFLYKVWLFIIKFIAPILIFILMLKEIGVLNF
- a CDS encoding NAD(P)/FAD-dependent oxidoreductase — its product is MEKVVIIGGGYAGIYALRELVKNKNIKITLIDKHTYHNLQPEVYDLIANKSTFADVTIDLTTLCKGFEHDHLDFKNLKVRKIDVENKKIFTEEQEIVEFDYLIMAAGTRTFFPPTISGLNNADDIKKLHRAISFKQRFEKQLFEKIRDELKQCADTHIVVVGAGLSGVEIAAEMAYYSIKFFKRGNFSCDNLKISIVSSSSSILPGLKQDLINISQKRLKDLGINVITNTKLQEIGENYCQLSNGTKIPHSFVVFTGGIEASTISSEIDVSKNAKGQIIVNEFMQTDKYENIFAAGDIAEIRDNKGELMPPSVTIARHSGINAGKNVLNMIKGKTLIKCNPKLDGILIALGGTYAAGDIYGMLTVKGRLAYEIKKYVFSSYRSPLLKLIKKGYSKLKKI
- the nfo gene encoding deoxyribonuclease IV, whose product is MKYIGAHVSASGGVFNAPINATKIGAKAFALFTKNQRQWNAKALDNKTIDLWFKELEKSKIETKYILPHDSYLINLGHPDTDAREKSLESFIDEVQRCEILDLDKLNFHPGSHLRKISEEECLDNIAQSMNIVLDKTSGVKLVIENTAGQGSNLGYKFEQLAYIIDKIEDKSRVGVCIDTCHMFTSGYDIRTKEAYDKTWSDFGNIVGFEYLSGMHINDSKPDLGAKVDRHDSLGEGKIGWDAFKFIMNDERMDDIPLILETINEDIWAKEIETLYSFVK